In Candidatus Krumholzibacteriia bacterium, the genomic window TCGTGCGCTTGAAGAACCGGGAGTTCACCGAGGCGGCGCGCGCGCTGGGCGCCAGCGACGGCAAGATCATCCTGCGCCACATCCTCCCCAATTCACTCGCGCCCGTGCTGGTGACGGCGACCTTCAGCATCGCCAGCGCCATCCTCATCGAGGCCGCGCTCAGTTTTCTCGGCCTGGGCACGCAGCCGCCCACACCCAGCTGGGGCGGACTGCTGGCCAGTGCGCGGGAACAGGATTTTGCGTGGTGGCTGACCACCTACCCCGGCATCGCCATCTTTCTCAGTGTTACCGCGTATAACCTGCTCGGAGAGGGCCTGCGCGACGCGAGCGATCCGCGCGCCGCGATCGGCGTTTCCCTGCGCTGACCGGCGCGGGCTGGCAGCGCGGGCACAGATGCGTTCCCCGCTGCGACACCTCGATGCGCTCGATCACCGTGCGGCAGCGCCGGCACGCTTTTCCCTCGCGTCCGTACACCGACAGACGCAGTTGGAACGCCCCGCTGGATCCGTCCGGGCGGCGGTAGTCGCGGATGGTGGTACCGCTGGCAGCGATGGCGCGTTCCAGGATGACGCGGGCGGCACGCAGCAACCGCGCGGCCTGCGCAACGGCGGCGTCTCCCGGCGTCAGCGGGTGGATGCGGGTCGCAAACAGCAGTTCGTCCACGTAGATGTTGCCCAGCCCGGAGACGATGCGCTGGTCGAGCAGCAGCGCCTTGAGCGGCGCCCGGCGCCCGGAGAGCCGCCGGGCCAGCTCGCGCGGCCGCATGGCGAAGGGATCGGGGCCAAAGTCGAACGACGCTGCCACCGCCGCACCGTCCCCCACGAAGAAGTAACCGAAGCGCCGCGGATCGACGTAGCGCAGTTCGCTCCCGTCGGCAAAGAGAATGCGTGCGTGGAGGTGCGCCTCGCGCGGCACCTGCCGCGCGTCGGCCGCGAACAGGAGCTTTCCGGTCATGCCGAGATGCACAACCAGGAACAGCTCACGGGTCCTGTCGTCGATCACCCCGCCGCCTGACGCGGCGGGGGCCCCATCGACGACACCCGCTCGCCCTGCCTGCAAGCGCAT contains:
- the mutM gene encoding bifunctional DNA-formamidopyrimidine glycosylase/DNA-(apurinic or apyrimidinic site) lyase, whose product is MPELPEVETVVRELAPVLPGRTVVRARLTAPDLYRRGSLRVGTLAGARIEGVERFGKAIMMRLQAGRAGVVDGAPAASGGGVIDDRTRELFLVVHLGMTGKLLFAADARQVPREAHLHARILFADGSELRYVDPRRFGYFFVGDGAAVAASFDFGPDPFAMRPRELARRLSGRRAPLKALLLDQRIVSGLGNIYVDELLFATRIHPLTPGDAAVAQAARLLRAARVILERAIAASGTTIRDYRRPDGSSGAFQLRLSVYGREGKACRRCRTVIERIEVSQRGTHLCPRCQPAPVSAGKRRSRRADRSRRAGPLRAGYTR